A region of Ictalurus furcatus strain D&B chromosome 1, Billie_1.0, whole genome shotgun sequence DNA encodes the following proteins:
- the mtx1a gene encoding metaxin-1a isoform X1 translates to MAAPLELFCWKGSWGLPSVDTDSLIVLAYARFAGTPLKVHRISNPWRSPTGSLPALKTKEDGSFSQPSKIIIQLRKQKYNADYDLSAKEGADTLAFISLVEEKLMPALIYALWIDPKNYAEVTRRWHAENISFPLNFVLPSRMQSRQLERVRLMRGNGTLEAGEEAEKELYSDALECMNLLSQRLGSNRFFFGDSPSSLDAYVFGHLAPILKIRLPSNKLQQHLKDLDNLTNFCSNILSLYFPDEIREGMGQSAANVQEGSEFDHEPYKRRKQLLSVLVAVAAMLGYAFLTGIVAIEHVKEKGSTGNTASTDLQIEEDE, encoded by the exons ATGGCGGCCCCCTTAGAGTTGTTTTGTTGGAAAGGGAGTTGGGGTTTACCTTCTGTTGATACTGACAGTCTAATAGTTTTG GCTTATGCTCGATTTGCTGGAACCCCACTGAAAGTTCACAGGATCTCCAACCCCTGGAGGAGTCCCACAG GTTCACTCCCTGCTCTGAAGACCAAAGAGGATGGGAGTTTCTCTCAACCCAGTAAAATTATCATCCAGCTCAGGAAACAG aaatacaaCGCAGACTACGACCTATCCGCAAAAGAAGGTGCCGACACACTCGCTTTTATCTCTCTGGTGGAAGAAAAGCTGATGCCTGCTCTG ATTTATGCTCTATGGATCGATCCTAAGAACTATGCTGAGGTGACACGTCGCTGGCATGCAGAGAACATCTCCTTTCCACTGAACTTTGTCCTGCCGAGCCGCATGCAGTCTAGGCAGCTGGAGAGAGTGCGACTCATGCGGGGAAACGGCACTCTGGAGGCCGGCGAGGAGGCTGAGAAAGAG CTGTACAGTGATGCTCTGGAGTGCATGAATCTTCTCTCTCAACGCCTTGGCTCAAACAGATTTTTCTTTGGGGACTC ACCCTCCTCCCTTGATGCCTATGTGTTTGGCCACTTGGCACCGATACTGAAGATCAGGCTGCCCAGCAACAAACTGCAGCAGCACCTGAAGGATCTGGACAACTTGACCAACTTCTGCTCTAACATCCTATCCTTGTACTTCCCTGATGAGATTCGAG AAGGAATGGGTCAGTCGGCAGCCAATGTTCAGGAGGGGAGTGAGTTTGACCATGAACCTTATAAGAGACGCAAGCAGCTGCTGTCCGTCCTGGTAGCTGTAGCAGCCATGCTGGGCTATGCTTTTCTCACGGGCATTGTTGCTATTGAGCATGTGAAGGAGAAGGGGTCAACAGGAAACACCGCCTCAACTGACCTTCAGATTGAAGAGGATGAGTGA
- the mtx1a gene encoding metaxin-1a isoform X2 yields MAAPLELFCWKGSWGLPSVDTDSLIVLAYARFAGTPLKVHRISNPWRSPTGSLPALKTKEDGSFSQPSKIIIQLRKQKYNADYDLSAKEGADTLAFISLVEEKLMPALIYALWIDPKNYAEVTRRWHAENISFPLNFVLPSRMQSRQLERVRLMRGNGTLEAGEEAEKELYSDALECMNLLSQRLGSNRFFFGDSPSSLDAYVFGHLAPILKIRLPSNKLQQHLKDLDNLTNFCSNILSLYFPDEIRGMGQSAANVQEGSEFDHEPYKRRKQLLSVLVAVAAMLGYAFLTGIVAIEHVKEKGSTGNTASTDLQIEEDE; encoded by the exons ATGGCGGCCCCCTTAGAGTTGTTTTGTTGGAAAGGGAGTTGGGGTTTACCTTCTGTTGATACTGACAGTCTAATAGTTTTG GCTTATGCTCGATTTGCTGGAACCCCACTGAAAGTTCACAGGATCTCCAACCCCTGGAGGAGTCCCACAG GTTCACTCCCTGCTCTGAAGACCAAAGAGGATGGGAGTTTCTCTCAACCCAGTAAAATTATCATCCAGCTCAGGAAACAG aaatacaaCGCAGACTACGACCTATCCGCAAAAGAAGGTGCCGACACACTCGCTTTTATCTCTCTGGTGGAAGAAAAGCTGATGCCTGCTCTG ATTTATGCTCTATGGATCGATCCTAAGAACTATGCTGAGGTGACACGTCGCTGGCATGCAGAGAACATCTCCTTTCCACTGAACTTTGTCCTGCCGAGCCGCATGCAGTCTAGGCAGCTGGAGAGAGTGCGACTCATGCGGGGAAACGGCACTCTGGAGGCCGGCGAGGAGGCTGAGAAAGAG CTGTACAGTGATGCTCTGGAGTGCATGAATCTTCTCTCTCAACGCCTTGGCTCAAACAGATTTTTCTTTGGGGACTC ACCCTCCTCCCTTGATGCCTATGTGTTTGGCCACTTGGCACCGATACTGAAGATCAGGCTGCCCAGCAACAAACTGCAGCAGCACCTGAAGGATCTGGACAACTTGACCAACTTCTGCTCTAACATCCTATCCTTGTACTTCCCTGATGAGATTCGAG GAATGGGTCAGTCGGCAGCCAATGTTCAGGAGGGGAGTGAGTTTGACCATGAACCTTATAAGAGACGCAAGCAGCTGCTGTCCGTCCTGGTAGCTGTAGCAGCCATGCTGGGCTATGCTTTTCTCACGGGCATTGTTGCTATTGAGCATGTGAAGGAGAAGGGGTCAACAGGAAACACCGCCTCAACTGACCTTCAGATTGAAGAGGATGAGTGA
- the LOC128609690 gene encoding serine-rich adhesin for platelets isoform X1, translating into MCVINKEMSLYCITGLLMLWSGVITAGNVTEVPGVGTTTSNEISAFIISIKITNRIYNDSLEDHQSHYYKILRQEVENMFFEMYKFTPSAQYQEIAEMTFSNGSVIANSIVLFGTKQISGKTIKNIFVTNYQHYPATLLHLNINHTADQEPIPVLSNISPSIASMTTSITSPKLSDHTSGNESSTASTSSALTSSGSEESTNNINDTAASTQTHSNTNDSNVTHSASETNSNNSISDNSITAVHPSTITSTMSASSPSTMILHSSGNISNISGSSPLTTTEHPSGNISNISGSSPLTTTVHASNNISNISGSSPLTTTIHASNNISNISGSSPLTTTKHPSGNISNISGSSPLTTTELPSGNISNISGSSPLTTTEHPSGNISNISGSSPLTTTIHASINTSAMSASSSSTTVVHASSNNSATSASSSTVSTGKTVTQKPTGPEVTDTVATEQGVPGWGIAILVLAAIILFFMLVLLILLLLFWCCWWRQRGFMNVSDPDQMGYYNPDIPMYSTYSTYDSHNGKSLESGSERPPKKQTGMYTVNK; encoded by the exons ATGTGCGTTATCAACAAAGAAATGTCTCTTTATTGTATTACTGGACTCCTAATGCTTTGGTCAG GTGTGATTACAGCTGGCAATGTTACAGAAGTTCCTGGAGTTGGCACAACAACTTCAAATGAAATCTCTGCCTTTATCATTAGCATAAAAATAACTAACCGCATTTACAACGACTCACTTGAAGACCACCAATCACATTACTATAAAATACTACGACAGGAAGTTGAGAATATG TTTTTTGAGATGTATAAATTTACACCATCAGCTCAGTATCAAGAGATTGCAGAGATGACtttcag cAATGGATCTGTGATTGCCAATTCCATAGTGTTGTTTGGAACTAAGCAAATAAGTGGAAAGACTATTAAAAACATCTTCGTTACCAATTATCAACATTACCCCGCGACACTGCTGCATCTAAACATCAACCATACTGCAG ATCAAGAACCCATTCCTGTCTTGTCAAACATTTCTCCTTCTATCGCCTCTATGACTACATCCATCACCAGCCCTAAGTTATCTGACCACACATCTGGAAATGAAAGTTCTACAGCATCTACATCCTCTGCCTTGACCAGCAGTGGCTCAGAAGAATCAACAAACAATATTAATGACACAGCTGCAAGCACACAAACTCATTCCAACACTAACGACAGTAACGTCACCCATTCTGCTTCTGAGACTAATTCAAATAATAGTATCTCAGACAACAGCATAACAGCAGTGCATCCAAGCACCATCACCTCAACCATGTCAGCTTCCAGTCCTTCAACCATGATACTGCATTCAAGCGGCAACATTTCAAACATCTCTGGTTCCAGTCCTTTAACCACGACAGAACATCCAAGCGGCAACATTTCAAACATCTCTGGTTCTAGTCCTTTAACCACGACAGTACATGCAAGCAATAACATTTCAAACATCTCTGGTTCTAGTCCTTTAACCACGACAATACATGCAAGCAATAACATTTCAAACATCTCTGGTTCCAGTCCTTTAACCACAACAAAACATCCAAGCGGCAACATTTCAAACATCTCTGGTTCCAGTCCTTTAACCACAACAGAACTTCCAAGTGGCAACATTTCAAACATCTCTGGTTCTAGTCCTTTAACCACAACAGAACATCCAAGCGGCAACATTTCAAACATCTCTGGTTCTAGTCCTTTAACCACGACAATACATGCAAGCATCAACACTTCAGCCATGTCTGCTTCCAGTTCTTCAACAACAGTAGTACATGCAAGCAGCAACAACTCAGCCACTTCTGCTTCCAGTTCTACAGTCAGTACAGGGAAAACCGTAACCCAAAAGCCCACAGGACCTGAAGTGACAGACACAGTGGCAACAGAGCAGGGTGTGCCTGGTTGGGGCATTGCCATCCTGGTGCTGGCAGCCATCATACTTTTCTTCATGCTTGTCCTGCTCATACTGCTG CTGCTGTTTTGGTGCTGTTGGTGGAGACAGCGTGGCTTCATGAATGTGTCTGATCCAGACCAAATGGGCTATTATAACCCCGACATTCCTATGTACTCCACTTACAGCACGTATGACTCACACAACGGCAAGTCACTG GAGTCAGGCTCCGAGAGACCTCCTAAAAAACAGACTGGAATGTACACAGTGAACAAGTGA
- the LOC128609690 gene encoding serine-rich adhesin for platelets isoform X2 has product MTFSNGSVIANSIVLFGTKQISGKTIKNIFVTNYQHYPATLLHLNINHTADQEPIPVLSNISPSIASMTTSITSPKLSDHTSGNESSTASTSSALTSSGSEESTNNINDTAASTQTHSNTNDSNVTHSASETNSNNSISDNSITAVHPSTITSTMSASSPSTMILHSSGNISNISGSSPLTTTEHPSGNISNISGSSPLTTTVHASNNISNISGSSPLTTTIHASNNISNISGSSPLTTTKHPSGNISNISGSSPLTTTELPSGNISNISGSSPLTTTEHPSGNISNISGSSPLTTTIHASINTSAMSASSSSTTVVHASSNNSATSASSSTVSTGKTVTQKPTGPEVTDTVATEQGVPGWGIAILVLAAIILFFMLVLLILLLLFWCCWWRQRGFMNVSDPDQMGYYNPDIPMYSTYSTYDSHNGKSLESGSERPPKKQTGMYTVNK; this is encoded by the exons ATGACtttcag cAATGGATCTGTGATTGCCAATTCCATAGTGTTGTTTGGAACTAAGCAAATAAGTGGAAAGACTATTAAAAACATCTTCGTTACCAATTATCAACATTACCCCGCGACACTGCTGCATCTAAACATCAACCATACTGCAG ATCAAGAACCCATTCCTGTCTTGTCAAACATTTCTCCTTCTATCGCCTCTATGACTACATCCATCACCAGCCCTAAGTTATCTGACCACACATCTGGAAATGAAAGTTCTACAGCATCTACATCCTCTGCCTTGACCAGCAGTGGCTCAGAAGAATCAACAAACAATATTAATGACACAGCTGCAAGCACACAAACTCATTCCAACACTAACGACAGTAACGTCACCCATTCTGCTTCTGAGACTAATTCAAATAATAGTATCTCAGACAACAGCATAACAGCAGTGCATCCAAGCACCATCACCTCAACCATGTCAGCTTCCAGTCCTTCAACCATGATACTGCATTCAAGCGGCAACATTTCAAACATCTCTGGTTCCAGTCCTTTAACCACGACAGAACATCCAAGCGGCAACATTTCAAACATCTCTGGTTCTAGTCCTTTAACCACGACAGTACATGCAAGCAATAACATTTCAAACATCTCTGGTTCTAGTCCTTTAACCACGACAATACATGCAAGCAATAACATTTCAAACATCTCTGGTTCCAGTCCTTTAACCACAACAAAACATCCAAGCGGCAACATTTCAAACATCTCTGGTTCCAGTCCTTTAACCACAACAGAACTTCCAAGTGGCAACATTTCAAACATCTCTGGTTCTAGTCCTTTAACCACAACAGAACATCCAAGCGGCAACATTTCAAACATCTCTGGTTCTAGTCCTTTAACCACGACAATACATGCAAGCATCAACACTTCAGCCATGTCTGCTTCCAGTTCTTCAACAACAGTAGTACATGCAAGCAGCAACAACTCAGCCACTTCTGCTTCCAGTTCTACAGTCAGTACAGGGAAAACCGTAACCCAAAAGCCCACAGGACCTGAAGTGACAGACACAGTGGCAACAGAGCAGGGTGTGCCTGGTTGGGGCATTGCCATCCTGGTGCTGGCAGCCATCATACTTTTCTTCATGCTTGTCCTGCTCATACTGCTG CTGCTGTTTTGGTGCTGTTGGTGGAGACAGCGTGGCTTCATGAATGTGTCTGATCCAGACCAAATGGGCTATTATAACCCCGACATTCCTATGTACTCCACTTACAGCACGTATGACTCACACAACGGCAAGTCACTG GAGTCAGGCTCCGAGAGACCTCCTAAAAAACAGACTGGAATGTACACAGTGAACAAGTGA
- the nudt17 gene encoding nucleoside diphosphate-linked moiety X motif 17, giving the protein MEKVRRILVHLSKESAAPHCAQFVQSITGHFTGHLDDQTTVTCSLENNRFILCQGSHERGVPLKRAPFCPIKLLSPSEAASLSPDTLRRGVDVGVAILLQSANQKLLLTRRAHALRIFPNVWVPPGGHVELEEKLLDAGLRELREETGLKLDPEDISSSQLLGLWESVYPPMLSRGLPQRHHIVTYMLLCSNHTHLQLQSCMRPEPAEVSACVWVDAGLVRAIVSAVDGEEKSFHIPADLPQSVSVTEVSPEGELSESTLPVSVFCNRASAEGEDVERVSTGTKYALELWLSTQAASCEKG; this is encoded by the exons ATGGAGAAAGTACGACGAATCTTGGTGCATTTATCCAAAGAAAGCGCAGCTCCACACTGTGCCCAGTTTGTTCAG aGCATTACTGGACACTTTACTGGACATCTTGACGACCAAACAACTGTGACTTGTTCCCTGGAAAACAACCGGTTTATTTTGTGTCAGGGAAGTCATGAGAGGGGCGTGCCTCTTAAG AGGGCGCCGTTCTGCCCAATCAAATTGCTCTCTCCCTCAGAGGCGGCGTCGCTTTCTCCAGACACTCTCCGAAGAGGCGTGGATGTGGGCGTGGCTATACTgctccagtcagccaatcagaagctgTTGCTGACCAGGCGTGCTCATGCCCTGAGGATTTTTCCTAATGTATGGGTCCCACCTG GTGGCCATGTGGAACTGGAAGAAAAG CTGTTGGATGCAGGCCTGCGGGagctgagggaggaaactggacttAAACTGGACCCTGAGGACATCTCCTCCTCTCAGCTGCTGGGCCTCTGGGAG TCTGTATACCCACCCATGCTGTCCCGAGGACTGCCCCAGAGACATCACATTGTCACCTACATGCTGCTTTGCAGTAACCATACACACCTGCAGCTACAG TCCTGTATGAGGCCAGAGCCTGCCGAggtcagtgcgtgtgtgtgggttgatGCAGGACTGGTCAGGGCTATCGTATCTGCTGTTGATGGGGAGGAAAAGTCTTTTCATATACCTGCTGATCTTCCTCAGTCTGTCAG CGTTACTGAAGTGTCTCCTGAAGGTGAGCTGAGCGAGTCCACTCTGCCCGTGTCAGTGTTCTGTAACCGGGCCTCGGCTGAGGGCGAGGATGTGGAGCGGGTCAGCACAGGAACCAAGTATGCCTTAGAGCTCTGGCTGAGTACCCAGGCAGCTAGCTGTGAGAAGGGTTAA